The Candidatus Thorarchaeota archaeon genome includes the window TCACAAGTCGTCTGGAGGCTGCAGCCACTATCTTCTCGCGTAGCAGCGCACCTCCACCCCCTTTCGTTAGGTTCAGGGCTCTGTCAATCTCATCTGCGCCGTCTACCGTCATGAGTAGCTCCGGGTTTTCATCGAGGTTGGCAAGAGGTATGCGGTGAGCAACAGCAAGCTGATATGCCTGGTAGGAACTCGGGACAACGCTGACTGCCACCTCTCCGGAGGCGACGAGTCGCCCCAGCTCTTTCGCGAAGATTGCCACCGTGGAACCGCTACCCAATCCGATGGGTCCAGACCTAGGCAGCTCCTTGAGGACTCCAAGTGCCGCATTGACTTTGGCTTCTGCCATCTAACATCATCACTTTGTTCGTATGATACTACCAAAAAACCTTCTCCAATCAACGATGTGTGAATCGACAGATTCGCTGCGGCATGAAGGCACG containing:
- the rpiA gene encoding ribose 5-phosphate isomerase A, translated to MAEAKVNAALGVLKELPRSGPIGLGSGSTVAIFAKELGRLVASGEVAVSVVPSSYQAYQLAVAHRIPLANLDENPELLMTVDGADEIDRALNLTKGGGGALLREKIVAAASRRLVIVADESKLVDRLGSRFLIPIEVLPFSLGFVRRRVEAMGMTPILREAQGKLGPVVTDNGNFLLDLKFPNPIDNPAEVAEALKMIPGVIETGLFVGMAERVYVGTSEGCRVLTIHS